A single genomic interval of Eurosta solidaginis isolate ZX-2024a chromosome 3, ASM4086904v1, whole genome shotgun sequence harbors:
- the LOC137246394 gene encoding gustatory receptor for sugar taste 43a-like, which yields MYKCVQIFSSAYGLALLCLLIYSTLVITGAAYFLYVGLRIGDSQGVPGVVVLISMEILKFLIIVEPCHRATMESKETKRILTEINRQTDEPMLVKEITQFWKQLLLTTKVEFSAMGIVNIDRRLITSIINVMSTFLVILIQFHNLQ from the exons ATGTACAAATGCGTGCAAATATTTTCGAG CGCATATGGCCTTGCCCTACTTTGCTTATTGATATATAGTACGCTGGTCATAACGGGTGCTGCATATTTTCTATATGTAGGTTTGAGAATTGGAGACTCGCAGGGTGTACCTGGTGTAGTGGTCTTGATATCAATGGAAATATTGAAATTCTTGATAATAGTAGAACCCTGTCATAGGGCAACGATGGAG TCCAAAGAAACGAAGCGAATTCTGACCGAAATTAATCGCCAAACTGACGAGCCCATGCTGGTAAAAGAA attacacaattttggaagcagcTACTTCTAACCACTAAAGTAGAATTCTCGGCAATGGGCATAGTAAATATTGATAGGCGTTTAATAACATCA ATAATCAACGTAATGT